One window from the genome of Glycine soja cultivar W05 chromosome 12, ASM419377v2, whole genome shotgun sequence encodes:
- the LOC114378628 gene encoding uncharacterized protein LOC114378628, translating to MGSRGVIADKWSMRILWACAIGSAVSLYMVAVERQAQNRQRMLAEELKAMESGESNGKDG from the exons ATGGGAAGCAGAGGAGTAATTGCGGACAAGTGGTCCATGAGAATTCTTTGGGCATGTGCTATTGGAAGTGCCGTCA GCCTGTATATGGTTGCTGTAGAAAGGCAAGCACAGAATAGGCAGAGGATGCTGGCTGAAGAATTGAAAGCAATGGAGTCAGGGGAAAGCAACGGCAAAGATGGATGA